A genomic stretch from Ureibacillus composti includes:
- a CDS encoding M24 family metallopeptidase, whose amino-acid sequence MLPFSLKEYKNRLDQTKRSMLERGIEVLIVTNPANMNYLSGYNSWSFYVDQMLIVIVDEDQPIWIGRKMDANAAKATTWLYHENIIPYPEDHVHSKTKHPSEFAAKILTQIGQSNRRIGIEMDSYYFSVQSYECLKKNLPNAKFSDASLLVNYVRLIKSDAEIEFIKRASKIVEVGMQRAVDSIQEGVRECDAVANIYQSLVRGTDEFGGDYPAIVPMLPAGENTSTPHITWTDKKYKDNEMVIIEIAGCYQRYHSPLARTVSLGKPSQEALDVSKIVVEGLNVALDVVKPGATCEDVEMAWSNVISKHGIVKDSRVGYSMGLNYPPDWGEHTASIRRGDLTVLQPNMTFHLIPGLWFDNYGIEISESFRVTETGCEVLADFKRELIVNEDRNIRI is encoded by the coding sequence ATGTTGCCATTTAGTTTAAAAGAGTATAAAAACCGTTTAGATCAAACAAAACGAAGTATGTTGGAAAGAGGAATTGAAGTATTAATTGTTACAAACCCTGCAAATATGAATTACCTTTCAGGATATAATAGCTGGTCATTTTACGTTGACCAAATGCTAATCGTTATTGTTGATGAGGATCAGCCAATTTGGATTGGAAGAAAAATGGATGCCAATGCTGCAAAAGCGACTACATGGCTTTACCACGAAAATATTATTCCTTATCCAGAAGATCATGTTCATTCTAAAACAAAACATCCTAGTGAATTTGCTGCAAAAATATTAACGCAAATTGGCCAATCAAACCGCCGAATTGGAATTGAAATGGACTCTTATTATTTTTCAGTACAATCCTACGAATGTTTGAAAAAGAATCTTCCAAATGCAAAATTCTCAGATGCTAGTTTACTAGTTAACTATGTACGACTGATTAAATCTGATGCAGAAATTGAATTTATTAAGCGAGCATCAAAAATTGTTGAAGTCGGCATGCAAAGAGCAGTGGATTCGATTCAAGAAGGTGTTAGAGAATGTGATGCAGTTGCTAATATCTATCAATCATTAGTTCGCGGAACAGATGAGTTTGGTGGAGATTATCCTGCCATCGTACCAATGCTTCCAGCTGGAGAAAATACATCGACTCCACATATCACTTGGACAGATAAAAAATATAAAGATAATGAAATGGTCATTATTGAAATTGCAGGATGTTACCAACGCTACCATTCTCCACTAGCACGTACAGTTTCACTAGGTAAGCCAAGCCAAGAAGCGTTAGATGTTTCAAAAATTGTAGTTGAAGGATTAAACGTTGCGCTCGACGTGGTAAAGCCAGGAGCTACTTGTGAAGATGTAGAAATGGCATGGTCAAATGTAATTTCTAAGCATGGAATCGTCAAAGATTCAAGAGTTGGTTATTCTATGGGCTTAAATTATCCGCCAGATTGGGGCGAGCATACAGCAAGTATTCGTCGAGGGGATCTTACAGTGTTACAACCAAACATGACGTTTCATTTAATACCGGGACTATGGTTTGACAACTACGGAATTGAGATCAGTGAATCCTTTAGAGTAACTGAGACTGGCTGTGAAGTGCTAGCTGACTTTAAACGAGAATTGATTGTCAATGAAGACCGAAATATTCGAATTTAA